In Raphanus sativus cultivar WK10039 chromosome 5, ASM80110v3, whole genome shotgun sequence, the following proteins share a genomic window:
- the LOC108805425 gene encoding probable methyltransferase At1g27930: protein MSNIIPSEKRSIVTFVLLAGLIGSALLFTAFIRSADDAFFLCSTASAKSRAVAAAADYSATPIQLQAIVHYATSTITPQQNIHEISISFNVLKELAPANFLVFGLGLDSLMWASLNPRGKTMFLEEDLEWFQKVTKDSPFLHAHHVRYRTQLQEADKLLRSYKTEPSCFPAKAYLRGNERCKLALTGLPDEFYDTEWDLIMLDAPKGYFAEAPGRMAAIYSAAVMARSRKKPGVTHVFLHDVNRRVEKTFAEEFLCAKYRVHAAGRLWHFAIPPVAANATIDGGDYRFC, encoded by the coding sequence ATGAGCAACATAATCCCATCGGAGAAACGATCGATCGTCACCTTCGTTTTACTTGCCGGTCTTATCGGCAGCGCTCTACTCTTCACAGCCTTCATACGATCAGCCGACGACGCTTTCTTCCTCTGCTCCACCGCAAGCGCCAAAAGCCGAGCGGTGGCCGCAGCGGCAGATTACTCAGCGACACCGATCCAGCTCCAAGCCATCGTCCACTACGCGACCTCCACCATAACCCCACAACAAAACATCCACGAGATCTCAATCTCTTTCAACGTCTTGAAAGAGCTAGCTCCGGCCAACTTCCTCGTCTTCGGTCTGGGCCTCGACTCGCTCATGTGGGCTTCTCTTAACCCACGTGGCAAAACCATGTTCCTCGAAGAAGATCTCGAGTGGTTTCAGAAAGTAACCAAAGACTCTCCTTTCCTCCACGCCCATCACGTGCGCTACAGAACGCAGCTACAAGAAGCCGACAAGCTTCTGCGTTCTTACAAAACCGAACCTAGCTGTTTCCCTGCGAAGGCGTATCTCAGAGGAAACGAACGTTGTAAGCTCGCTCTCACGGGGCTTCCGGACGAGTTCTACGACACGGAGTGGGATCTGATCATGCTCGATGCTCCTAAAGGTTACTTCGCCGAAGCTCCGGGAAGAATGGCGGCGATTTACTCGGCGGCGGTTATGGCTAGGAGCCGGAAGAAACCTGGAGTCACTCACGTGTTCTTGCACGACGTTAACCGGAGGGTTGAGAAGACTTTCGCGGAGGAGTTTCTATGCGCAAAATACAGAGTTCATGCCGCCGGGAGGTTATGGCATTTCGCGATTCCTCCGGTGGCTGCAAACGCTACAATCGACGGTGGCGATTACAGGTTTTGTTAA